A genomic region of Desulfurella sp. contains the following coding sequences:
- a CDS encoding MqnA/MqnD/SBP family protein: MKKLTLAHSPDSDDAFMFYALNINAIETHGYAFEQILSDIQTLNEKALEAVYDITAISLAVYPLIQDKYDILKSGASMGFKYGPIIVSKKPMSLEEIKKSKIAIPGIYTSAFLELQLLLGKDLDILIVPFNKIFDHVLNGDAQAGLVIHEGQLTYKDFNLYNVFDIGKWWYEKTKLPLPLGVNSIKKDLEDKSLISDILQKSILYSLEHRSEAVKYALEFARGMETSLADQFIGMYVNKLTVDMGEDGLKACQLLLDEAYKSGLIKKSAKITLV; encoded by the coding sequence ATGAAAAAATTAACTTTAGCTCATAGCCCGGACTCAGATGATGCATTTATGTTCTATGCATTAAATATAAATGCAATAGAGACACACGGATATGCTTTTGAGCAAATTTTAAGTGATATACAAACCTTAAATGAAAAAGCACTTGAAGCTGTATATGATATAACTGCAATTTCTCTTGCAGTTTATCCACTTATACAGGATAAATACGATATACTAAAAAGCGGTGCAAGTATGGGTTTTAAATATGGGCCAATTATAGTGTCAAAAAAACCTATGTCTTTGGAAGAAATAAAAAAATCAAAAATTGCAATACCAGGCATTTATACAAGCGCATTTTTAGAATTACAACTATTGCTTGGTAAAGATTTAGATATACTTATTGTTCCCTTTAACAAAATATTTGATCATGTATTAAATGGTGATGCACAGGCTGGACTGGTAATTCATGAAGGTCAGCTTACATATAAAGACTTTAATCTATATAATGTATTTGATATTGGTAAATGGTGGTATGAAAAAACAAAATTACCACTTCCTCTTGGTGTTAATTCCATCAAAAAAGACCTGGAAGATAAAAGTTTAATATCTGATATACTTCAAAAAAGCATACTTTACTCTTTAGAGCACAGGAGTGAAGCTGTAAAATATGCTTTAGAGTTTGCGAGAGGTATGGAAACCTCACTTGCAGATCAATTTATAGGTATGTATGTAAACAAACTAACAGTAGATATGGGAGAAGATGGATTAAAAGCTTGCCAGCTTTTGCTTGATGAAGCATATAAATCAGGCTTGATTAAAAAAAGTGCTAAAATAACGCTTGTATAA